Within Sulfurihydrogenibium subterraneum DSM 15120, the genomic segment AACTCAAAAATTCCTAAATTATTCAAGTATAATATTAATGTATTGGTAGGTAAACCTATTAAATTTGAAGGTCTTTCATCTTATGAGCACATTGCAGAAAAAGTTATGCACGAAATCAAAAAATTAAAAGGAGAACATTATGGTTAACATAAAAGTAGCCCAAACAGCAGGTTTTTGCTTTGGTGTAAGGATAGCCGTTGATATGGCTAAAAAGGCTGGTGAGCAACTGGGACATGCCTACACAAACGGTCCTATAATTCACAACAAACAGGTTGTTTCCTACTTAGAAAGTCTTGGAGTGAAAGAGCTACAAGATTACTCTCAACTAAAGCCCGGTGAGACTGTTATTATTAGGTCTCATGGAGTTCCGCCTGAAACAGAAAGAAAGCTAAAAAGTATGAATATAAATGTATTAGACGCAACTTGTCCCTTTGTCAAAAAAGTCCACGACAAAGTAAGACAGCTTGTAGAAGAAGGTTATTTTGTTGTGATAATAGGAGAAGAAGGGCATCCTGAAGTTATAGGAACTTTAGGACATCTTAAAGAGGTAAACGGTCAAGGTGTTGTTGTGGAAAACTTTGAGGACTTAGTAAAAAAAGTACCTAAAAGAAATAAAATAGGTGTTGTCGCTCAAACAACTCAAAGTGAAGACTTTTTTAGAGAAGCTGTAGGATATCTGGCAGAAAATACAGAAGAATTAAAAGTGTTTAACACTATTTGCGATGCAACTTCTGTCAGACAAGAGGATGTTAAAAAACTTGCCCCTACCGTAGATGTAATGATAATCATCGGAGGAAAACACAGTGGAAATACACAAAGACTTGCTCAGATATCTAAAGCTCTAAACCCAAACACTTACCACATAGAAACAGCTGATGAACTTCAAAAAGAGTGGTTTGAAGGAAAAGAAAACATTGGTGTGTCAGCTGGAGCTTCAACTCCAGATTGGATAATAAATCAAGTTGTTGAAAAAATAAAACAGTTAAAAGGAGTGTACACATGAACGAATTTGAGAAGTTAATGGAAGAAAGTGTAGAATCTGGATTCTACTCAAAAAATCAAAAAATAAAAGGTAAAGTAGTAAAAATAACAGATGATAAAGTTTTTGTAGACATAGGTCAAAAAATAGAAGCGGTTTTAAACAAAATTGAAGCTGAAGATATAAAAGAAGGTCAAGAAATAGAAGCAGTTTTTGTAGGTAAAAGAGATAAAGATGGATACTTTATTCTTTCAAGAAGAGGAATAGTAAATAAAGAAAAACTACAAAAATTAAAAGATGCTTTTGAAAACAAAAAGAAAGTAAAAATAACGGTATTAAGTAAGCAAGATAAAGGTTATACAGTATCTGTTGAAGGATTTAAAGGTTTTATGCCTTTATCAGAATCATCTTTAAAAAGAGATGAGAATCTTTTAGAAGGCTTTACATTTGAAGGCTACATAATAAAATTTGAAGAAAGAGGAAAAAATCCTAACATAGTAGTTTCAAGAAAACAAGCTTTGATAGAAGAAAAAGAATTAGAAAAAGAGAAGATACTGTCATTATTAAAAGAAGGTCAAAAGATAAAAGCAAAGGTTGTAAAAGTACAACCTATAGGTGCTGTTTTATCAATAGAAGATGTTTTATACGGATTTTTACCAAAAAGTGAGATATCCTGGGATAAATTTAAAAAAGTAGAAGAAGTTTTAAAAGTAGGTGATGAGGTTGAAGTTGTTGTAAAAGAGATAAAAGATAAAAAACCTATCTTGTCGTTAAAACTTTTAGAAGGAAATCCTTGGGATAAGTTTGATAAAAACGTTGGTGATGTTGTAGAAGGAAAAATTAAAGAAATAAACAAAGGTGGAGTGATTGTAGATTTAGGACTGTTGGAAGGATTCATACCTAACTCAGAAATATCTCACTTTGATTATATAAAAGCTAAGAAGAACTTAAAAGTTGGAGATACAGTATTAGCCAAAATATTTGAAATAGATAAAGAAAAAGGAAAAATAAAGCTAAGCATAAAACAAACCCAAGAAAATCCTATAGAGAAGTTTTTAAAAGAAAATCCAGAAGGTAGCGTAATTCAGGCAAAAGTAAAAGATGTAAAACAAAAAGTTGCATTCATTGATTTAGGAGATATTGAAGGAATAGTAAAACTTCAAGATGCAACAGACAATCCTTCTATTAAATCAATATCTTCCGTTTTAAAAGAAGGAAAGACTTACAGATTTAAAGTTTTAGGTGTAGAAAAAGACAAGATAGTTCTTGGAATTAAACAGCTTTTAGAAGATGCCTTTAATGACTTTATCTCAAAACATAAAGTGGGAGATGTTGTTAAAGGAAAAGTTAAAAAGCTCATAGAAAAGGGAGCCTTTGTTGACCTAACAGAAGAAGTAGAAGGGTTTATACCTGTATCAGAAATAGCAAAAGAAAGAATAAAAATACCAAGTGATAAACTATCTCTCCATCAAGAAGTAGAAGCAAAAATTATTAATATAAACGCTAAAAATAAAAAGATTACCTTAAGTATTAAACATCTGATCTTAGATCAAGAAAGAAAAGCTTTAGAGGAAGAAAAAAGAAAACAAGAAGAAGAGAGAAAGAGACAAGAGGAAGAAGCTAAGAAAAAACTTTTAGAAAAATTATCCCAAAAAGAAGAAAAGAAAGAGTCTCAAGGCGAAGGATTAGGAACCCTTGGAGAGATATTAAAGAAAAAGCTTATGGAGAAAGAAGGTAAATGATAATTGATTTATTTGTTTTAGTTGTCGGTATTGTTTTTGTTTTAGTAGCTGCAGAACTTTTTACAAACGGAATAGAGGCACTTGGTCATAGATTGCAAGTTTCAAAGAATTTTACAGGAAGTGTTTTAGCAGCAGTAGGGACAGCTCTTCCTGAAACGCTTATCCCAATTATTGCAGTTGTGTTTTTTGCAGGAAACAAAGGACAAGATATAGGTGTAGGTGCAATTTTGGGAGCTCCTTTTATGCTTTCTACCTTAGCTTTTCCTTTAATAGGTTTAACTGTTGTTGTTAGACATTTATTAAAAAAGGGTAGTATATCTCTTCACGCAGAAACTACGGGACTTAGAAGAGATTTAACTTTCTTCTTATTTGCTTATTCTATCGCTTTATTTGTTGTTCCGTTTGAAAGTCATTCTGTAAGGATTTTAACTGCAGCATTTTTATTGGTTTTATATGTAGTGTACGTTTTCCAAACGTTAAAAGGTGAAAGTGAAGATATGGAAGCTACAGAACATCTTTTCTTTGCACCTAAAAATCCTCATCCAGCTATGTGGATAATAATATTCCAAGTTATATTTTCCTTGGTTATAATGGTTGCTGGAGCTCATCTGTTTGTCCATGGAATAGAGAAGATTAGCTTAGCCTTTGGTTTAGACCCCCTTATATTTTCACTATTAATAGCACCAATAGCAACAGAACTTCCTGAAAAGATAAATAGTATTACTTGGGTTTGGAAAAAGAAAGATACTTTGGCAGCAGGTAATGTTGCAGGAGCAATGGTATTTCAAAGTACTGTACCTGTTAGCTTTGGAATAGTTTTTACAGATTGGAACATTACAGGATTAGCGTTAATATCTGGTATATTCGCTATATTTTCGGCATTTTTAGTATTAACTGTTTCTTACATTAACAGAAAGTATTTTGCTTATGGTTTTTCTGTTGGTATAATTTTCTTTGTTAGTTATATTTATTTAGTTTTAAATGGTACAAATTAAAGAGGTTTACTATGGATTTAGATAAAGAATTACAAAACCTATCAGACCAGATAGAAATATTAAGAGAAAAGATAAGAAATGGAGAGAATAGTCTTATAAGAGAGCTTGTAAAACTTAGAAAAAAGTTTAAAAAATTATCCGAAAAAAAGATGGAGTCTTTAACCGCTTGGGATAGAGTTCAGCTTGCAAGACATCCTAAAAGACCCCATACGATAGATTACATAAACAACATTTTTACAGATTTTATAGAGCTTCATGGAGACAGAAGATTTGCAGATGATAAAGCAATAATAGCTGGATTTGCAAATTTTGAAGGAAAACCTGTTTGTGTAATTGGACACGAAAAAGGAAGAGACACAAAAGAGAAGATTGAAAGAAATTTTGGAATGCCTCACCCTGAAGGTTATAGAAAAGCTATAAGAGTTATGAAACTTGCGGAAAAATTCAAAAGACCTGTTTTCACTTTTATAGATACACCCGGAGCCTACCCCGGAATAGGAGCTGAGGAAAGAGGTCAGTCTCAGGCAATAGCAGAAAGTCTTATGGTTATGGGAAGTTTGAAAACTCCTATAATTGCAACAGTTATAGGAGAGGGTGGAAGTGGTGGAGCTTTAGCTTTAGGGGTTGCAGACAGGATTTTAATGCTTGAAAATGCTATATACTCAGTTATATCTCCAGAAGGCTGTGCAGCAATACTTTTTAAATCTGCAGAGTCAGCTCCTATTGCAGCAGAAAGTTTGAAAATTACAGCAAAAGACCTTTTAGAGTTAGGCGTAATAGACTGTATAGTTAGAGAGCCAAGAGGTGGAGCACACCTTCAGCCAAAAAAAATGTACAGACTTTTGAAGTGGTCTTTAAGAAATGCTTTAAAACAAGTAGAGAATGTAGATTTAGATAAACTCGTAGAATTAAGACATAAAAAGTTTTACTCAATGGGAAGATTTGCTGAGAAGTGAAAATACTTCTTTACCAAACAGCATTCTTGGGAGATTTAATACTAACAACCCCTTTAATAGAATCTATAAAAAAAATTTATCCACAGTCTAATCTAACTGTAATTTCTAAACCTTTTGGAAAAGAAGTTTTAAAAAACAAT encodes:
- the ispH gene encoding 4-hydroxy-3-methylbut-2-enyl diphosphate reductase, giving the protein MVNIKVAQTAGFCFGVRIAVDMAKKAGEQLGHAYTNGPIIHNKQVVSYLESLGVKELQDYSQLKPGETVIIRSHGVPPETERKLKSMNINVLDATCPFVKKVHDKVRQLVEEGYFVVIIGEEGHPEVIGTLGHLKEVNGQGVVVENFEDLVKKVPKRNKIGVVAQTTQSEDFFREAVGYLAENTEELKVFNTICDATSVRQEDVKKLAPTVDVMIIIGGKHSGNTQRLAQISKALNPNTYHIETADELQKEWFEGKENIGVSAGASTPDWIINQVVEKIKQLKGVYT
- a CDS encoding S1 RNA-binding domain-containing protein; this encodes MNEFEKLMEESVESGFYSKNQKIKGKVVKITDDKVFVDIGQKIEAVLNKIEAEDIKEGQEIEAVFVGKRDKDGYFILSRRGIVNKEKLQKLKDAFENKKKVKITVLSKQDKGYTVSVEGFKGFMPLSESSLKRDENLLEGFTFEGYIIKFEERGKNPNIVVSRKQALIEEKELEKEKILSLLKEGQKIKAKVVKVQPIGAVLSIEDVLYGFLPKSEISWDKFKKVEEVLKVGDEVEVVVKEIKDKKPILSLKLLEGNPWDKFDKNVGDVVEGKIKEINKGGVIVDLGLLEGFIPNSEISHFDYIKAKKNLKVGDTVLAKIFEIDKEKGKIKLSIKQTQENPIEKFLKENPEGSVIQAKVKDVKQKVAFIDLGDIEGIVKLQDATDNPSIKSISSVLKEGKTYRFKVLGVEKDKIVLGIKQLLEDAFNDFISKHKVGDVVKGKVKKLIEKGAFVDLTEEVEGFIPVSEIAKERIKIPSDKLSLHQEVEAKIININAKNKKITLSIKHLILDQERKALEEEKRKQEEERKRQEEEAKKKLLEKLSQKEEKKESQGEGLGTLGEILKKKLMEKEGK
- a CDS encoding sodium:calcium antiporter; protein product: MIIDLFVLVVGIVFVLVAAELFTNGIEALGHRLQVSKNFTGSVLAAVGTALPETLIPIIAVVFFAGNKGQDIGVGAILGAPFMLSTLAFPLIGLTVVVRHLLKKGSISLHAETTGLRRDLTFFLFAYSIALFVVPFESHSVRILTAAFLLVLYVVYVFQTLKGESEDMEATEHLFFAPKNPHPAMWIIIFQVIFSLVIMVAGAHLFVHGIEKISLAFGLDPLIFSLLIAPIATELPEKINSITWVWKKKDTLAAGNVAGAMVFQSTVPVSFGIVFTDWNITGLALISGIFAIFSAFLVLTVSYINRKYFAYGFSVGIIFFVSYIYLVLNGTN
- a CDS encoding acetyl-CoA carboxylase carboxyltransferase subunit alpha, whose amino-acid sequence is MDLDKELQNLSDQIEILREKIRNGENSLIRELVKLRKKFKKLSEKKMESLTAWDRVQLARHPKRPHTIDYINNIFTDFIELHGDRRFADDKAIIAGFANFEGKPVCVIGHEKGRDTKEKIERNFGMPHPEGYRKAIRVMKLAEKFKRPVFTFIDTPGAYPGIGAEERGQSQAIAESLMVMGSLKTPIIATVIGEGGSGGALALGVADRILMLENAIYSVISPEGCAAILFKSAESAPIAAESLKITAKDLLELGVIDCIVREPRGGAHLQPKKMYRLLKWSLRNALKQVENVDLDKLVELRHKKFYSMGRFAEK